From the Corynebacterium sp. P3-F1 genome, the window CTGCGGCAGGCACCGCAGGGGCGTCGAGCGCGGATGCACCTCAGCCACCGATCGGCCGCGGCACGATCGATGTGGGTCTGCTCATCCTGCGTCTGGTTCTCGGCGCCGTCTTGATCATCACCTCGCTGGGGATTCTTTTCCAGCTCGGCGGGAACGCGGGACTGGCAGGGCTCGAGGAGCAGCTCGCGGATTACAACTACCCCCGCGCTCTGGCCATCGCCTTGCCGACGATGGGATTGGCATCCGGCGTGTTCCTCGTGCTCGGCCTGCTCACTCCGATCGCGGCGATGATCGCGGTGGCGGCCACGGGTTTTGGGGCGATCCACGCTGTGGACGCCGCAGAGAATGCATCCAATGTGTTCGCATGGGAGCCGTCGATCTGGCTGGCCATTTCCTTGCTGGGCATGGCTCTAGCGGTTCAGTTCACCGGCCCGGGTGTCTTCGGAGTCGACTTCAGCCGCAGCTGGACGCGTCGACCGATGGTCAGCTCCTGGATCTGCGCGGCGCTCGGTATTGCCGCTGCCATCCTCATGTGGTGGTTCCTCTAGAGCCTGCCCATTCAGGCGCCCGCCGAAGCTGAAGATGAAGTAGCCCACGAATATCGCGAGGCCCATCAGGCCGATGATGTTACTGTTGAACCACAGCGGCCACGCGAATTCCTGGGCTTTTTCTTCTGCCACGAGTTCGTAGCTGGGCACGATCCAGGCACCGGCAGCGACAGCGAGAAGGAAGCGCAGCCCCTGTTCGCGCACGGTGAAGATCAAGGGTAGGACGAGGACGATGCCGGCCCAGTGGTGGGACACCGCGAATGGGCCGCCGAGAGAAATGCCCAGCACCACGATGAGAAGCGCTTCGACGCTGCGGCCGCGCTGCTCTAGCCGGTAAGCGACAAAGATGCTCGCGGCGGCGAACAAAACCAAAATGATGGGAGTAAGCTTTTCGACGACTCCCGCGTCCACCAGCCCCCGTGACAGCATGCCGCCGAGACCTTGATTGGGGGGATAGAAGACGTCGCCTCCACGGTCGGTAGCGAAGAACTCCTCCGTCCAGAAGTAGACCGATTCACGTGGGCGGAAAATGAAGCCAATGACAGCGGTGAGCAGGAAGAAACCGGCGGAGCGGGCCACGGACCACCAGTCTTTGCGCACCAGGAAGATGACCCCGAAAGCCGCCGGGGTGAGTTTGATTCCGGCTGCGATGCCGATTCCGATGCCGCGCACGGGTTTAGGCGTGTACCCGAGCACGTCAGCAGTGACCAGCAGGATGAGGAAGATGTTGATCTGGCCGTAGTAGAGGTTCGATGACATCGTGTCCAAGCAGGTGGCAAAACCGGTCAACGCGGCAGCCCATGCCCACCACGGTCGCAGACTCAAGCGGTGGCACGCCATCGCCATGATGCCGAACAGCGCGGCCACAATGGAGCAGTTCCACAGGATGTCCATCGCCAGTTCGGACACCCAGGTCAAGGGAACGAAAAGTAGGGCAGCGAATGGCGGGTAGATGAAGGCGAATCCGCTTCGGGTGGGAAATCCCTGGTACAACGGATCGCCGTTAATGAAGGCGGCGCCGGCATCGCGGAACACACCGACGTCGAGAAGCGTTTCGTGCGCGGCGAAGCTCAAGCTTTGGCCGAGATTGAGGGCGCCGAGCACGACGCCGAGCAGCAAAAGAAGCGGCATGTTCTCATCCTGGTTCAAACATGGAACGGGGTCGAACCAGGAGCTTAGTCGACGCGCCGGACAGCACCCTTGTCGGCGGAGGTTGCCATCTTCGAGTAGGCGCGCAGCGCCTTGGTCACGTGGCGGGTTCGGTTCGGGGTGAAGGGGTTGTCGCGCTGCTCCATCTCGGCGCGGCGACGGTCCAGCACATCGTCGTCGACCTCGAGCTGCAGCTTGCGGTCGCGGACGGAAATGCGGATGGTGTCGCCGTTCTCGATCAAGCCAATCAGGCCACCCTGCGCCGCCTCGGGGGAGATGTGGCCGATGGAAAGACCGGAGGTTCCGCCGGAGAAACGGCCGTCGGTGATCAGAGCGCACACCTTACCCAGGCCGGCACCCTTGAGGAACGATGTCGGGTGCAGCATTTCCTGCATGCCGGGTCCGCCGGCGGGGCCCTCGTAGCGGATGACAACGACATCGCCCGGTTGAACTTCGCGGGCGAGAATCATCGAGACTGCCTGTTCCTGCGAATCGACGACGCGGGCCGGGCCCGAGAACTCCCAGAGCTCTCCCTCGACACCCGCAGTCTTCAAGATAGCGCCATCTTCGGCGAGGTTGCCGCGCAGGACGACCAAGCCACCGTCGGAGGTGAAGGGGTGCTCGAAATCGTGGATGACGCCACTCACCGGATCCGTGTCCAACTCATCCCAGCGGTTGGACTGGGAGAAGGCTTCGGAAGAGCGGACACCGCCGGGAGCCGCGTGGAAGAGCTCGATGGCTTCGTCGGTCGCCTTACCGCCGCGGATGTCCCAGTCGTCGAGCCAGTCCTGGAGGTTCGAATAGGCGACGGAGTGGACATCGGTGTTGAGCAAGCCGGCGCGGTTCAGCTCGCCCAGGATGCGGGGGATACCACCGGCGCGGTGCACATCCTCGATGTGGGCATCACCGTTGGGCGCGACCTTGGAAATGCAGGCGATCTCGTGGGAGAGCTCGTCGATGTCTTTCAGGTCGAAGTTGACTTCGCCCTCCTGCGCTGCGGCAAGGGTGTGCAGGATCGTGTTTGATGAACCGCCCATCGCCATGTCCAACGCCATGGCGTTGCGGAACGCCTCGCGGGTGGCGATGCTGCGCGGGAGCACCGTTTCGTCGCCTTCGCCGTAGTAGCGGCGGGCGATGTCCATGACGGCCTCGCCGGCGCGTTCGAAAAGGCGGCGGCGGGCGGTGTGGGTGGCCAGGGTCGTGCCGTTGCCGGGCAGCGACAAGCCCAGTGCCTCGGTCAGGCAGTTCATCGAGTTGGCGGTGAACATGCCTGAGCACGAGCCGCAGGTGGGGCAGGCGGATTCGACGATGCGGTCCAAGTCGGCGTCGGAAATCGCATCGTTGGCAGAGCTGGACATGGCGTCGACGAGATTTGTCTTCGTTCCCGTCTGGGCGATCCCGTCGATGACCACGGCCTTGCCAGCCTCCATTGGGCCTCCGGAGACGAAGACGGCCGGGATGTTCAGGCGCATCGCCGCGTTGAGCATGCCCGGGGTGATCTTGTCGCAGTTGGAGATACAGACCATCGCGTCCACGGTGTGGGCATTGACCATGTACTCGACAGAATCGGAGATGATCTCGCGGCTAGGCAGCGAGTACAGCATGCCGCCGTGACCCATGGCGATACCGTCGTCGACAGCGATGGTGTTGAATTCCTTCGGGATGCCGCCGGCTTCACGCACGGCTTCAGCGACAATGTCGCCGACGTTCTTCAGGTGCACGTGGCCCGGAACGAACTGGGTGTAGGAGTTCACGATGGCCACGATCGGGCGGCCGAATTCGTTGTCTTTCGTGCCGGTGGCTTTCCACAACGCACGGGCGCCGGCAGCTTGGCGTCCGACGGTGGTGACGCGGGAACGGAGCGGGATCGCGTTAGGCATGTGTTCGTACTCCTCGTGATGCTCTTATTGTTCGTTGTCTTTGTGGCCGCCCTGACGGACACGGGAAAGTTTCTCGCCGGCGGCGGTGCGTTCCTCGTACTCTTCGGGCGTGACCAGAATGGATTCTCCGTGCTGGTCGGTGACCTCCATCATCCCGTCCGCGGCTTCGGAGGCCTGGGTGATCACATCGGTGATGCGCCCCGAGGAGGCATCCGCCAGATCCGGCAGTGAGTTGAACGTTACTCCGGGAAGCGTGTACTCCTTGCCGTTTACGGTGGCCACTTTCGCGCTGGAGCCCTCAAAACCGATGCCGCGCAGTTGATCCCACGGGAGCTGCACGTTCTTCTTGAACAGGTAGGACACCTGGATGCCGTCATTGTTCACCACGGTCTTGGCGGTGAGCACCCAGGCGATGAAGATAACCGGGAAAATCAGCAGCCAACCGAGCTTCAGCGGGGCCCAAGAGATTCCAATGAGCGCGATGCCCGTCATAAGCACTGCGGCGAGAAGATGGGTGCGGTCGGGGGTGAACGTCATGGTGTCATGCTATAGGGCTTGCACTCGGACTCTGCCTCGGGGTGGGGGCAGGTGCGGGAGTCCCCCGAGTCGGTGCCCCGCTCGTCTTGACGGAGCTGGAAGGCTGCTCGGATGGCTGGTTCGTGTTCTTCCGCGCGGGAGCGGGGGCTGGTTCCGGGGGTATCGAGGTTGCGGGCTGGGTGGAATTAGCCGGTGCCTCTCCGGTCGTTTGGGGTGCCGTTTGTTCTGAGCCGTTCTTCTTAGCCGGGCTCGTCGGGGTCGCGGTCGACGATGTGCTGGACCGGGGTGGCGCCAAGATGCCGGAGCGGGCTTCGCTTGATTCACCGGCACTCATGGTCAATCCACGGAGAATGAGCAAACCGAGCAAGAGCGTGATGAGCAAGCCTGTCGATGCCCGGATGCGTCCTCCGAACGTGCCGATCCCGTACTTGCGCTCCGGAGCAGCGGCCGGATCATCTTCAGCAGGGACTTCCTCTAGGTCATTGAGTTGGGTGTCGGGGTTGGACCCAACTTCTGTGACGGAATGGGAACCAGCGCCAGGTGAGGAGAACTCCGCGGTGGCAACGGAGGGGTCGGCCCCAGCAAAGGCGGCTGTACCGTCGGCGCTGCTTCCCGCGGAGCGTTTGGTAGACGCGGAGTCGCCGTCGAGGTCGCCCAAATCGCTCCAACCGGTCTGGTACCGGCCGGTGGATACGGCGGGGAAGGATTGCGTTGCGGCGTCGTCAAGCAACGGCGAGGCTGTCTCGGAACCGTATTCGTCGAAGAATTCCTCGAGGATGTGCACGCGCAATGCGCGCTCGATGGGGAACTGGTCGCCGGGGGTGCAGCGGACCATGAAGCGGATGTCCAGTGTCCACGGCATGCCCACGGTATTCGGCGGGTTGATCTCGATGCCGGGCTGCGACATGAGCTCGCCGCGGACCAGCGGTGCGATCTCGGGGTTGGCCAACGCCTTGCGTGCAGCGCGCTCCGCGCGGGCGATGACCTCGTCCACATCGCGCGACCGCGCCAGCGGAACCGGAACAATAACGAGCGCGCGCGACCACACGTTGGAGTTGTTAATGCAGACCTGCGCAGTCGAGTTAGGAATCGTCACCGTGTACTGCTCCAGCGTGCGCACTTGTGTGGCGCGCATGGTGATCTGGATGACGTCGCCGGTGATTTCGTCGCCGCCTATTTTGAACGTGACTAGGTCGCCGACGCCGTACTGCTTCTCCGTAAGAATGAAAAAGCCTGCGACGAAATCCGCGATGATGTTCTGCGCGCCGAAACCGACAGCGGCGGATACCACGGTGGCGGGAATCGCGGCGCCGGCGAGCGAGAACCCGACCTGCTGCAGGAAGAAGACGAGAATGAGAAAATACGCCAGCAATTGGACGATGTAGATCGCCACACCGGCGATCGCCAGCGACGATTTGCCCTCGTCGAGGTCCTTGGAGTCTGCGACCTGGCGCTCGACGTATCTATTGGCTAAGCGGCCGGCACGCGGGACCAGCATCGCCAGAACGATGAGAAGCGCAATGTTGATGCCGGTGTCGGCGAGCCAGCGCCACATGTGCTCGAGAATCAGTGTGAAAGGCATAGCACGTCCAAGAGTAGACCCTAAAACGCTTCCGGAACCTTGGAGATGTGTATGATCTAGGCATGATCTTGATCGACCTAGTAGCAGTGATTCGCGCGGCGCTTGGCCCACGCGCGACGTACTCGTCTAACTAGCCGTCGCACGACAAGCGCCCCCGTCTCAGGTTGTAGAGCGGGGGCGCTTGTCGTAGAACAAGCAGGATCACCCAGAGTGCTTAAAACTCACCAAAAGGAGTTCGGAGAATAGT encodes:
- a CDS encoding mechanosensitive ion channel family protein, which codes for MPFTLILEHMWRWLADTGINIALLIVLAMLVPRAGRLANRYVERQVADSKDLDEGKSSLAIAGVAIYIVQLLAYFLILVFFLQQVGFSLAGAAIPATVVSAAVGFGAQNIIADFVAGFFILTEKQYGVGDLVTFKIGGDEITGDVIQITMRATQVRTLEQYTVTIPNSTAQVCINNSNVWSRALVIVPVPLARSRDVDEVIARAERAARKALANPEIAPLVRGELMSQPGIEINPPNTVGMPWTLDIRFMVRCTPGDQFPIERALRVHILEEFFDEYGSETASPLLDDAATQSFPAVSTGRYQTGWSDLGDLDGDSASTKRSAGSSADGTAAFAGADPSVATAEFSSPGAGSHSVTEVGSNPDTQLNDLEEVPAEDDPAAAPERKYGIGTFGGRIRASTGLLITLLLGLLILRGLTMSAGESSEARSGILAPPRSSTSSTATPTSPAKKNGSEQTAPQTTGEAPANSTQPATSIPPEPAPAPARKNTNQPSEQPSSSVKTSGAPTRGTPAPAPTPRQSPSASPIA
- a CDS encoding PH domain-containing protein; translated protein: MTFTPDRTHLLAAVLMTGIALIGISWAPLKLGWLLIFPVIFIAWVLTAKTVVNNDGIQVSYLFKKNVQLPWDQLRGIGFEGSSAKVATVNGKEYTLPGVTFNSLPDLADASSGRITDVITQASEAADGMMEVTDQHGESILVTPEEYEERTAAGEKLSRVRQGGHKDNEQ
- a CDS encoding DoxX family protein; amino-acid sequence: MTDKGSKKPANKLEEVTELDDLEVPTTNVYTRTGKAAPTEVLPATPKPAEAESPKRDDDLRATNTAPEANKAPKSKPIDIDVERVDEPAAGTAAKTEAPVAASTVSTAGTLHTTEATEGLDAGAAVGTDTAAAGTAGASSADAPQPPIGRGTIDVGLLILRLVLGAVLIITSLGILFQLGGNAGLAGLEEQLADYNYPRALAIALPTMGLASGVFLVLGLLTPIAAMIAVAATGFGAIHAVDAAENASNVFAWEPSIWLAISLLGMALAVQFTGPGVFGVDFSRSWTRRPMVSSWICAALGIAAAILMWWFL
- the ilvD gene encoding dihydroxy-acid dehydratase, whose translation is MPNAIPLRSRVTTVGRQAAGARALWKATGTKDNEFGRPIVAIVNSYTQFVPGHVHLKNVGDIVAEAVREAGGIPKEFNTIAVDDGIAMGHGGMLYSLPSREIISDSVEYMVNAHTVDAMVCISNCDKITPGMLNAAMRLNIPAVFVSGGPMEAGKAVVIDGIAQTGTKTNLVDAMSSSANDAISDADLDRIVESACPTCGSCSGMFTANSMNCLTEALGLSLPGNGTTLATHTARRRLFERAGEAVMDIARRYYGEGDETVLPRSIATREAFRNAMALDMAMGGSSNTILHTLAAAQEGEVNFDLKDIDELSHEIACISKVAPNGDAHIEDVHRAGGIPRILGELNRAGLLNTDVHSVAYSNLQDWLDDWDIRGGKATDEAIELFHAAPGGVRSSEAFSQSNRWDELDTDPVSGVIHDFEHPFTSDGGLVVLRGNLAEDGAILKTAGVEGELWEFSGPARVVDSQEQAVSMILAREVQPGDVVVIRYEGPAGGPGMQEMLHPTSFLKGAGLGKVCALITDGRFSGGTSGLSIGHISPEAAQGGLIGLIENGDTIRISVRDRKLQLEVDDDVLDRRRAEMEQRDNPFTPNRTRHVTKALRAYSKMATSADKGAVRRVD